The Brassica oleracea var. oleracea cultivar TO1000 chromosome C7, BOL, whole genome shotgun sequence sequence AGGTGGAAAACCTAAATTCTACTAAAATTTAGGCGGGAAGTGTCTAAAGACTTCTTTTTAAGTCTTCTGTGAGTCTTCCAAACCCTAAAATCAATTAACTATGCAAAAAATATTTTCTTAGACTTAAAAAAAGACTTAGAAAGTGTTTAAATCAAATTATTAGATAGCTACATAATATATATGGGTCAATTTGAAAAAAAAAAAAAAAAGGTAAAATTTTAGAATCTAACCCTCAAGATACATACAATACTATAACATATGTTATCAAACCCTAAACCAATGACTCATGAGCCAATATACATTCACTCATCTATGATGAAAATAATTCAATTCAGATGAACTAAATTTACATCATTGAATACATGTTTGTTGTTGTAATTTCAATAGGCTTTTAAGTTACTTTTGCTTTTGATTAAATTTGGAGTACACTTTTGTATTCAAAATAGTTTTGAATCATTTTTGGCAAATCCCCCTCATTTTTATTGATTTTTAAAATTAGGAGACTTAATATCTCATGATTCTCTTCTATAATCTGTTGGGGTCTTTTTTTCCACAAGAAAAGAGAACCTATAAACGAAAATAAAGAACAAATTCAAGAAGAAAAATACTTCATTGCAAAACCATAAAAGAAAATATCCATTTACTCTTTCTTAATTTTTCTTTTTTTCCAAAGGTAATACTGAAAAAGACCAAGACGAAGGTTGTAGAAGGCAATGGCCTGTGATACTATTACAGAACACAGAAGAGCGACAAGACATGTTCTCAAATCTCTTAGAGGAAAGCATCCTTCTCAAGGAGCTTAACAACATCGAGCTGATTGTTAAGCTTTGCCACATCAACTGGAGTTTTACTGTCTGTGTTTTGCAGTGTGCTGGAAACAATACAACAATAAAGAAAAACATTTGAGTTTGATAGAAACATATAAGAAAATTGTTTCAAATCTACTCTGAGATTTTTTAGTAAACTTACACTGCAGCACCATTCTCTAAGAGAAGGCTTACACACTCTTTCCGTCCATAACCAGCGGCATAATGCAGTGGAGTGTTTTTGTTTTTGTCAACTGCATTGACATTTGCTCCACAATCCACAAGAACTTGAGCACATTTCACCTAGAAAAAAATTTCAAACAATAACAGTTAAGGCTCAGACCGGGAGATTTTCTAACATGTAACATAACATTATGTAATTGTGACTCTGTGTAATAAATAATCTTATCAATGAAGCCAAACTAAGTGCAAAACTCTTAGTTTTGTACAGCCATATAGATTGCCTTGCAATATGATAATGTGACAGTGACAATTAAAAAGGTTCTTGATTGTTGCTACGGTTTGTATCAAGAGATTTGACATACCTCCCCATATCCACATGCAAAATGTAATGCTGTTCTTCCCTCAGAGTCTTCTTCATCTTTGTTACCCCCAGATGCTAACGCAGCTTTCAGACCCTGATTGGTTCAAGAAATTAAGCACATCGAGTTCCAAAGTTAAACTAGGACAATAATCCTGATTAAAGAGAATATAAAAGCCACAGCGTTAAGAACACAAGAGTAGTCGTAGAAAAAAATACTACCTCAACATCACCAAGACTAGCAGTCTGATGTACAATAGACTCTTCTTCATCTTCTCCTTCTTCTGCCTCCTCAGGTTCAGGTTCAGCTGCAACATTCTGCTCAGCTCCAACAGCTATACCCATTGCTTCGCCTAGCTTCTTCAAAACATCTTTATCATTCCAATACCTAAGACCATGATACAAATTTATCAACAAACCTCACATACACATAGATTAATCTATAAAAGGAAAGATAGTAAACCAAATTTCATCACATACTTCATCATGGCGGAAGGATCAGCATCTATCTCAGCTAATATAGGTTTCAAGGTAGGATCTTCTTTCATCTGTGCCATACGCTCAGTAAACTGCTCTGTTGCTCCAGGGTTAGCGAAAGCCTCCATAAATGAAGACATTTGTGGATCCTGAAAAAAAAAAAAAAAAAAAAAACANNNNNNNNNNNNNNNNNNAAAAAAAAAAAAAAAAAAAAAAAACACAATCAGAGATTCAATGTCAAGAGGATCTCAAGAACAACAATAACAATTTCACAAGAAGCTAGAATTTGCTATACCTGTACCAAGGCGTTACCGAGTTTCTCGGCCATGGTTCTGAACTCAGGGTTACCCATAACCTGATTCATTGTAGCCATGTACTGTTCCGGATCAAAGTTAGGGAGAGCTCCTTCAGTTGATGATGCACTTGGAACAGATTTTTGAAGCTGCTCAGCTAACTGGTTAAAGGTGGGGTCTTTGGCAATTTGCTCAGCCAATTCCTTGATGCTTGGGTCCTGAATCAAAAACAAACCAAACCCGCTTCAACTATAGAGTCAAACAATACCCAAAAAAAAAGTGAAAAGAGGCTTACATTGAGAATACCGGCCATGCTAGAGAAATCAAAAGCATTGAAGTCAATACCAAAATCAGCAGGTGAAGGAGAAGGAGAACCTCCTGAGCCAGATCCCTGTTTAGGGCTCTTACTCTTGGAATCGTTTTTCTCATCTGCACAAAAACAATTTATCTATAAGCCCAAGGGACAACGAAACAGATACCAAATTGAATGAATCTGAGATACAGAGATAACAGTCAATACCACGAGTGTTCTCTGAACTTGAAGCCATCGGTTATCACGTTAAACCCTAGAAAATTCACAGGAAATAAATTAGAAAATCGAAAGGAGAAGATCTGCAGATTGGAATTGAGAGATGATCCT is a genomic window containing:
- the LOC106301525 gene encoding ankyrin repeat domain-containing protein 2; translated protein: MASSSENTRDEKNDSKSKSPKQGSGSGGSPSPSPADFGIDFNAFDFSSMAGILNDPSIKELAEQIAKDPTFNQLAEQLQKSVPSASSTEGALPNFDPEQYMATMNQVMGNPEFRTMAEKLGNALVQDPQMSSFMEAFANPGATEQFTERMAQMKEDPTLKPILAEIDADPSAMMKYWNDKDVLKKLGEAMGIAVGAEQNVAAEPEPEEAEEGEDEEESIVHQTASLGDVEGLKAALASGGNKDEEDSEGRTALHFACGYGEVKCAQVLVDCGANVNAVDKNKNTPLHYAAGYGRKECVSLLLENGAAVTLQNTDSKTPVDVAKLNNQLDVVKLLEKDAFL